A window from Vigna angularis cultivar LongXiaoDou No.4 chromosome 7, ASM1680809v1, whole genome shotgun sequence encodes these proteins:
- the LOC108337039 gene encoding uncharacterized protein LOC108337039 — MERVYNAKRCPDENRLSYTEYLLTGEASHWWNSARMILEGTRTPITWDLFKRKFYREYFPDTLRYAKEVEFLELVQGNMSVSEYTDRFKHLLRFNTMTVDEEWQCRKFENGLRGDIKLLVRGHRLREFPALVEMARDMEKTKREAEGYPSRQAQPLRVGGPAMSRGGSSSRKTPYSRSSSSSRSSGGSSQPSVQPSQSSSMSGVRCYGCGGSHYLSSCPQRTNFRRCNRCHKEGHYERDCPMGRRATSQPQHAGRSQHRGGIRPQATGRVYALTGTEAASSGDLIFGTCVLGGRSCMVLFDSGATHSFVSETCARELGLPVRELQYDLTVSTPTSGIVKTSTVCVRSSVVVEGRQYKVNLICLPLQGLDVILGMDWLSVNRILIDCGEKKLVFPNEEDYPPLTLGVLRQDLIEGACCFLILSHMEVKQGDSDVDLSVVSEFLDVFPEEIPGLPPPREVEFSIDIVSGAGPISIAPYRMAPAELADLKKQIEELLEKQFIRPSVSPWGAPVLLVKKKDGSSRLCVDYRQLNKLTIKNKYPLPRIDDLMDQLHGAVVFSKIDLRSGYHQILVKADDVQKTAFRSRYGHYEYVVMPFGVTNAPAIFMDYMNRIFRPFLDKFVVVFIDDILIYSKSEEEHVYQMMES, encoded by the coding sequence ATGGAGAGAGTCTACAACGCCAAGAGGTGCCCTGACGAAAACAGGTTGTCCTATACTGAGTATCTTTTGACTGGAGAGGCAAGCCACTGGTGGAACAGTGCACGGATGATCTTGGAGGGAACTAGAACCCCTATCACATGGGACTTATTTAAGAGGAAGTTCTATAGGGAATACTTCCCTGACACTCTTAGATACGCTAAGGAAGTCGAGTTTTTGGAGCTAGTGCAGGGAAATATGTCGGTATCTGAGTATACTGACCGCTTCAAACATCTTCTTAGATTTAACACCATGACAGTGGATGAAGAGTGGCAATGTCGCAAGTTTGAAAACGGGTTGCGCGGTGACATCAAGCTCTTGGTGAGAGGTCACCGTCTGAGGGAGTTTCCAGCTCTTGTGGAGATGGCTAGGGATATGGAGAAGACAAAGAGAGAAGCTGAGGGATACCCGAGCCGTCAGGCCCAGCCACTGAGGGTTGGGGGACCAGCCATGTCTAGAGGTGGGTCCAGTTCCAGGAAGACACCATACTCcagatcttcttcttcttctcgtaGTTCTGGAGGATCTTCTCAGCCTTCTGTTCAGCCGAGCCAGTCCTCATCTATGAGTGGCGTGAGATGCTATGGATGTGGCGGTTCGCACTACTTGTCTTCATGTCCCCAGAGGACTAATTTTCGGAGGTGCAACCGATGCCACAAGGAGGGCCACTATGAGCGTGACTGCCCTATGGGTAGGAGAGCTACTTCCCAGCCACAGCATGCAGGGAGATCTCAGCACAGAGGTGGCATCAGACCTCAGGCCACTGGACGTGTTTATGCACTGACAGGGACAGAAGCAGCTAGCTCAGGTGATTTGATTTTCGGTACATGTGTATTGGGTGGTAGATCTTGCATGGTGTTGTTTGACTCTGGAGCGACACACTCATTTGTGTCTGAGACTTGTGCTAGAGAGTTGGGGTTACCAGTGAGAGAGCTACAGTATGACTTGACTGTATCTACTCCTACTTCTGGGATAGTGAAGACATCTACAGTTTGTGTTAGAAGTTCTGTAGTGGTTGAGGGGCGTCAGTACAAGGTAAACTTGATATGTTTGCCTTTGCAGGGTTTGGATGTCATCCTAGGGATGGATTGGCTGTCTGTCAATCGTATTCTCATTGATTGTGGGGAGAAGAAGCTAGTATTTCCCAATGAGGAGGATTACCCACCTCTGACTCTTGGTGTGTTGAGGCAAGACCTAATAGAAGGTGCATGTTGTTTCTTGATACTATCACACATGGAAGTAAAGCAAGGAGATTCTGACGTAGACCTCTCGGTAGTCAGTGAATTTCTAGATGTGTTTCCTGAGGAGATTCCTGGCTTACCTCCTCCAAGAGAGGTAGAGTTTTCCATAGACATTGTATCGGGAGCAGGGCCTATCTCTATAGCCCCATATCGCATGGCACCAGCCGAATTGGCCGATTTGaaaaagcagattgaagagttgttGGAGAAACAGTTCATCCGGCCTAGTGTTTCTCCTTGGGGTGCGCCGGTATTActggtaaagaagaaggatggcagttcAAGATTGTGTGTGGATTATAGGCAACTTAACAAATTAACCATCAAGAATAAGTACCCTTTGCCTAGAATTGATGATTTGATGGATCAGCTACATGGGGCAGTTGTGTTTTCCAAGATTGATCTACGGTCCGGCTATCACCAAATATTAGTTAAGGCTGATGATGTTCAGAAGACAGCTTTTAGATCCAGATATGGCCATTACGAGTATGTGGTCATGCCCTTTGGTGTGACTAACGCCCCTGCCatattcatggattacatgaataGGATTTTCCGACCTTTCTTAGATAAATTCGTTgtcgtcttcatagatgacATTCTAATATATTCTAAGAGTGAGGAAGAACATGTATACCAAATGATGGAGAGCTGA